A genomic segment from Labrys wisconsinensis encodes:
- a CDS encoding acetoin dehydrogenase dihydrolipoyllysine-residue acetyltransferase subunit gives MITERIKPIVMPKWGLSMSEGKVTGWLKPAGAKVAVGDEILEVETDKIAGVVEAGDAGTLRRVVGEPDAVYPVKALLGVLADEDVPEAEIDAFVAGYVVPAGDEDEAAEAAPQYAFIDTPEGQLRYARRGEGSEAVILVHGFGGDLDNWLFNIDALAARASVHALDLPGHGQSDKAVKEPTLAGLSRALLGFMEALGIDAAHLVGHSMGGAVALRTALDAPQRVKSLSLIASAGLGPEIDGDYIAGFVSAQGRRELKPVLEKLFQDPGLVSRQLVDDVLKYKRLDGVDTALAALAAGLFPGGRQAERPGAGAAGLPPVLVVWGAADRIIPAAHARALGTGAKVEIVEGAGHMVQMEKASRVNELLLAHIPG, from the coding sequence ATGATCACCGAACGGATCAAGCCGATCGTCATGCCCAAATGGGGGCTGTCGATGTCGGAGGGCAAGGTCACCGGCTGGCTCAAGCCCGCCGGCGCGAAGGTCGCCGTCGGCGACGAGATCCTCGAGGTCGAGACCGACAAGATCGCCGGCGTGGTCGAGGCCGGCGATGCCGGCACGCTGAGGCGTGTCGTCGGCGAGCCCGACGCCGTCTATCCCGTCAAGGCGCTGCTCGGCGTGCTCGCCGACGAGGACGTGCCGGAGGCCGAGATCGACGCCTTCGTCGCCGGCTATGTCGTGCCCGCCGGCGACGAGGACGAGGCGGCCGAGGCGGCCCCGCAATACGCGTTCATCGACACGCCGGAGGGCCAGCTGCGCTACGCGCGGCGCGGGGAGGGGAGCGAGGCCGTCATCCTGGTGCACGGCTTCGGCGGCGACCTCGACAACTGGCTGTTCAACATCGATGCCCTGGCGGCGCGGGCGAGCGTCCACGCCCTCGACCTGCCCGGTCACGGCCAGTCGGACAAGGCGGTGAAGGAGCCGACGCTCGCCGGTCTCTCCCGGGCGCTGCTCGGCTTCATGGAGGCGCTCGGCATCGACGCTGCCCATCTCGTCGGCCATTCCATGGGCGGGGCGGTCGCGCTGCGCACCGCCCTCGACGCGCCGCAACGGGTGAAGTCCCTGTCGCTGATCGCCTCCGCCGGCCTGGGGCCGGAGATCGATGGTGATTATATAGCCGGCTTCGTATCCGCGCAGGGCCGGCGCGAGCTCAAGCCGGTGCTGGAGAAGCTGTTCCAGGATCCCGGCCTGGTCAGCCGCCAGCTCGTCGACGACGTCCTGAAATACAAGCGCCTCGACGGGGTGGACACGGCGCTCGCCGCCCTCGCCGCCGGGCTCTTCCCGGGCGGCCGGCAGGCGGAGCGTCCGGGTGCCGGGGCCGCCGGCCTGCCGCCGGTGCTGGTGGTCTGGGGCGCGGCCGACCGCATCATTCCCGCCGCGCATGCCAGGGCGCTCGGGACCGGCGCCAAGGTCGAGATCGTCGAGGGCGCCGGCCACATGGTGCAGATGGAGAAGGCGAGCCGGGTCAACGAGCTCCTGCTGGCCCATATCCCGGGCTGA
- a CDS encoding alpha-ketoacid dehydrogenase subunit beta yields the protein MARKISVKQAINEALDLEMRRDPSVILLGEDIVGGAGAPGEIDAWGGVLGVTKGLDAKHPGRLLDTPLSESAYIGAAIGAAACGMRPVAELMFLDFMGVCFDQILNQAAKFKYMFGGKARTPVVIRAMVGAGFRAAAQHSQMLTPIFTHVPGLKVVCPSNAYDAKGLLIQSIRDDDPVIFCEHKNLYGHEADVPAESYAIPLGEANVVREGRDVTIVSYGLTVHRALEAAARLAREGIEAEVIDLRTLSPIDWDTVIESVEATGRLVVVDEANPRCSIACDVAAYVAQHAFGALKAAPQMVTAPHTPVPFSPVLEDIYVPSADAIAAAAGRICARARAA from the coding sequence ATGGCCCGCAAGATCAGCGTGAAACAGGCGATCAACGAGGCGCTCGACCTCGAGATGCGCCGCGACCCCAGCGTCATCCTGCTCGGCGAGGACATCGTCGGCGGCGCCGGCGCGCCCGGCGAGATAGACGCCTGGGGCGGCGTGCTCGGCGTCACCAAGGGGCTCGACGCCAAGCATCCCGGCCGGCTGCTCGACACGCCGCTGTCGGAATCGGCCTATATCGGGGCCGCCATCGGCGCGGCCGCCTGCGGCATGCGCCCGGTGGCCGAGCTGATGTTCCTCGATTTCATGGGCGTGTGCTTCGACCAGATCCTGAACCAGGCGGCGAAGTTCAAGTACATGTTCGGCGGCAAGGCCCGGACGCCGGTGGTGATCCGCGCCATGGTCGGTGCCGGCTTTCGCGCCGCCGCCCAGCACTCGCAGATGCTGACGCCGATCTTCACCCACGTGCCGGGCCTGAAGGTGGTCTGCCCCTCCAACGCCTATGACGCCAAGGGCCTGCTGATCCAGTCGATCCGGGACGATGATCCCGTGATCTTCTGCGAGCACAAGAACCTCTACGGCCACGAGGCCGACGTGCCGGCCGAGTCCTATGCCATCCCGCTGGGCGAGGCCAACGTGGTGCGCGAGGGCCGCGACGTCACCATCGTCAGCTATGGCCTCACCGTGCACCGCGCGCTCGAGGCGGCGGCCAGGCTGGCGCGCGAGGGCATCGAGGCGGAGGTGATCGATCTTCGGACCCTGTCGCCGATCGACTGGGACACCGTGATCGAGAGCGTCGAGGCGACCGGCCGCCTGGTCGTGGTCGACGAGGCCAATCCGCGCTGCTCGATCGCCTGCGACGTCGCCGCCTACGTGGCCCAGCACGCCTTCGGCGCGCTGAAGGCGGCGCCGCAGATGGTGACGGCGCCGCACACGCCGGTGCCGTTCTCGCCGGTGCTGGAGGACATCTACGTGCCCTCGGCCGACGCCATCGCCGCCGCGGCCGGGCGGATCTGCGCCCGTGCCCGCGCCGCCTGA